From the genome of Nicotiana sylvestris chromosome 2, ASM39365v2, whole genome shotgun sequence, one region includes:
- the LOC138882425 gene encoding uncharacterized protein: MQRYLDKLQVSLHRCKEWTLQHVPREQNIEADALANLGSSIEDDELSSGTVAQLSRSVIEEGHAEINSTSLTWDWGNKYIEYLKNEKLPSDPKESRTLRMKVALFTLAEDGTLYRRTFDGPLAKCLGPGDTDYALREIHEGTCENHSGADSLVHKVIRAGYYWANIEKDTKNLFESATNVKGMRR, translated from the coding sequence atgcagaggtacttggacaaactaCAAGTGTCTCTACATCGATGTAAAGAATGGACCCTGCAGCACgtgcctcgagaacaaaataTCGAGGCTGATGcccttgcaaatttggggtcatcGATCGAAGATGATGAACTTAGTTCGGGGACAGTCGCACAACTTTCAAGGTCAGTAATCGAAGAAGGACACGctgaaataaactccacaagtcTAACCTGGGATTGGGGGAATAAGTATATCGAATACCTAAAGAATGAGAAGCTTCCATCGGATCCTAAAGAATCAAGGACTTTACGCATGAAGGTCGCACTGTTCACTTTGGCCGAGGATGGAACACTGTATAGGAGAACGTTCGATGGACCGTTAGCGAAATGTTTGGGACCAGGAGACACCGACTACGCTCTACGGGAAATTCACGAGGGCACTTGCGAGAATCATTCTGGTGCCGATTCATtggttcacaaagtcatcagAGCAGGATACTATTGGGCCAATATAGAAAAGGACACTAAAAATTTGTTTGAAAGTGCGACAAATGTCAAAGGTATGCGCCGATGA
- the LOC104244023 gene encoding ninja-family protein AFP3-like, with product MAETEENRGKRSLSMQMNGFSRDLLHKFMNGNNFKGKLQQIPPNENHEDEDDIELSLGLSLNGRFGVDPERAKRLKRSSSINNVVFINGEDSNNSRGFPFGSYATLARTCSLPVETEEECRKRKEIQSLRRLEAKRKRWEKLQNVRVVKDSVDLEENREENGNGYSNGQGSVGNIIYVNNENSLPLSQGSMGSQGSGSSGISDLGSQPIQGPSDCTGTPASIKSAEQEHEQEPVAAQPETTSEKAPSICNGNASKETKEMIKNFMLNMPCVSTKGDGPNGKKIEGFLYRYKKGEEVRIVCVCHGNFLSPAEFVKHAGGSDVANPLRHIVVNPAPLMG from the exons ATGGCGGAAACTGAAGAAAATAGGGGAAAGAGGAGTCTTTCAATGCAAATGAATGGTTTTTCAAGAGATCTGTTGCATAAATTCATGAACGGAAACAACTTTAAAGGGAAATTGCAACAAATTCCTCCGAATGAGAATCATGAGGATGAAGATGATATAGAGCTGAGCTTGGGGCTTTCATTAAACGGCCGATTTGGTGTGGACCCAGAAAGAGCTAAAAGACTCAAACGTTCTTCTTCAATCAATAACGTTGTGTTCATTAACGGTGAGGACAGTAATAATAGCCGTGGATTTCCTTTTGGCTCGTACGCAACTCTAGCAAGGACGTGTTCGTTACCCGTTGAAACAGAGGAGGAGTGCAGAAAACGGAAGGAAATACAATCGCTGAGGCGTTTGGAGGCAAAGAGGAAGAGATGGGAGAAATTACAGAATGTCAGAGTGGTGAAAGATTCGGTTGATTTGGAGGAGAATCGTGAAGAAAATGGCAATGGTTATAGTAATGGTCAGGGTTCAGTTGGAAATATTATTTATGTTAATAATGAGAATTCGTTGCCCTTGTCACAAGGGTCGATGGGTTCACAGGGCAGTGGTTCTTCAGGAATTTCTGATTTAGGGAGTCAACCCATTCAAG GGCCAAGTGACTGTACCGGGACGCCCGCTAGCATTAAGTCTGCAGAGCAAGAGCACGAACAGGAACCGGTAGCTGCACAACCCGAAACTACAAGCGAAAAAGCACCTAGCATATGTAATGGAAATGCTAGCaaggaaacaaaagaaatgaTCAAAAACTTCATGTTAAACATGCCTTGTGTCTCGACAAAAGGTGACGGACCAAACGGCAAGAAGATTGAAGGATTCTTATACAGATATAAAAAGGGAGAAGAAGTGCGGATAGTTTGTGTTTGTCATGGTAACTTCCTCTCCCCAGCCGAGTTTGTCAAGCACGCTGGTGGCAGTGATGTTGCAAACCCGTTGAGGCATATTGTTGTCAATCCTGCGCCGCTAATGGGATGA